In the Gemmatimonas sp. UBA7669 genome, GTCTGCGCCCATGCCCGACGCATCCACCGGTTCCAGGTCGAGCAGCACACGCGATGAAGGCACCGGATGGAAACGATGGGCCCCGGTGCGCAGATCGCGCTCGATGAATCCCTTGCCGTTCACGCCCGCACTGCGTTGCTCGCGCAACTCCCCCCACGGATTGCTGCTGGTGTAGTCGATGCTGCCGCTGTACCAGGCATTGGGCGCCATCTCGCGGCACACGTGATAATGACCGAGCGCGACATAGCTCCACGCACTCGTGTGCAGGTCATCGAGCGGAATCTCCACCGCGGCACGATCCTCACCGGCCGCGTGTGGAGGCAGCAGGCCCGCTATCTCCCCGTGGAGCAGCAGCACGCGGTGCGCAAATCCATCCGGCGGCACCAGCGATGGTCGCTGCAATCCCGGCACATCGGGCACGGCCATCACCACCAGATTGCGCTCGGGGAACGTGAAACATTCGGCGCGCTGCTCCGCCACATGCACACCGATCTCGCGAAAGAGCGCGAGAATGCAGCCGGTGTCCACCGTGCGCGGTGCATCGTGATTGCCGGCGACCATCACGATGTCGCAGTCCGGCAGCGCCTGGCGCAGGCGCTGGAACTCCCGATAGGCGTGCAGAATGGCCGCGTTGCTGGGCCGCACCGTGTGAAAGATGTCTCCACCAATGACGATGACATCCGGCGCGCAGGCGATGACCTGATCGAGCGTGCGCGAGAGCGTCCGGTTGACGTCATCCTCGCGCTGGTTGATGCCACCGGGCGTGAGCCGCTGATACTGCCGGAACCCGAGGTGGAGATCGGAGAGGTGCACAAGCCGCATCCCACAAAGTACGCGGGCGCATGGAATCGCCGCAGTGGGGAGGCGGAGTTGGGGACGCCCTATGGGGCTATCGCACCTGCACCCGCTGCACGATGCGCAGGTCGAAGACACGCGGGGGCGTGGCGCCGGCGGGGCTTGTGGCCACCTCACTTTGGACCTCGAGGACGGTCCGTGCGTCCATGATCCACGCCCGTTCGCGGTCCACCCGCATGACCCCACGCATGGTGCCCGCCGTGACCACGCGTGTACCGGCGGGCAAGTCACGCAGGGGCCCATCGCGATGCAGCGTGCCTTCGATTGAGATCCAGGCCTGGCGCCCGTCGCGGGTGAGCGAATCGAGACGCAAACGCGCCTGCACCACGCCGTCTACCCGATAGCCCGCCACCGGCAAGGACGGCAGGCGCATGTCACGGGTCCATTCACTGCCCACGGAAACGGGCGCGGCGGGCAACAGGCCGGGCATGGAGGTGAGGGTGGCACCAAGGTCGGCATCCCCATCAGATGACTCGATGACGCGCATGGCGCCATCCGGCGTGACCTTCATCCGCATGGTCTGCCCGAAGATGGGCGTACTCACGGGACGCGCGCCGTCGGGCGCGTCGCCGCTACCCACAACAAGTGAGTCGGAGTGCACCCACAGGGTCGTATGCGACAGGTCGGCCGCCTCCACGAGACTGTGCGCGAAGAGCTGGATGCGCGTGGAGCGCAGCGTGGCCCTTGAGGCCAGCGGACCATAGGCCGGCGCGCTGTTGGCGTCCCGGCGCTGGGAGGTGGTGACGGTCTGCTCCACCATGAGACGCAGCGTGTCGCCTACACGAGGACGCACCATGAGGCGCACACCGTCGAGCGACGTGCGCGCGGCGCGCGCGTTGGCTGTCGTCTGACCGACGTTCTGGCCGCTCGTCTGGGCATGGAGTGCGGTCCCGCTGCTCGCACTGCACAACGCCGCACTGCCAAGCGCAAGGCACAGAGACCGGGACGAGGGACGCAGAAAGGGAGCCATCGCCTTACGATACCGTCAACCGGTCGGAGAGGATCCCTCGAAACCCAACCGCGCGGGTTCCACACGTGGGCAGACTGTGGACAACGGACCGATGACGGACGAAACTGCGGAGTCCTGCATGTCCCTGTCCCTTTGCCCGGCCGCCCGGTTCCCCATGGTTCCCCAGTTCCCGTCTCGCACGCGTCGTCGGTTCTGCCAATCGGCCGTCGCGCTGGCCCTGCTGCCCATGCTGGCCGGTTGCGACCGACTCAAGTCGGCGTTGCAGGAACCCGCCGTCGGCGATCCGGTGTGGCAGGCCGACAGCAGCCTCATTGCCAAAGCGCCACCCATGCTGTTTCGCGTGCTGCGCAAGCCGGACGGCGATCAGGTGGTTCCCATTGCCACCATCGGCGAGAAGGGATTCCAGCCGCTCTATCTCAGCAACCGCGGGTGGCGCGCCCTCGATCTGAATGCCCTGCACAGCGGCGTGACCCTGCAGGCGCTGCGCGG is a window encoding:
- a CDS encoding metallophosphoesterase family protein, with amino-acid sequence MRLVHLSDLHLGFRQYQRLTPGGINQREDDVNRTLSRTLDQVIACAPDVIVIGGDIFHTVRPSNAAILHAYREFQRLRQALPDCDIVMVAGNHDAPRTVDTGCILALFREIGVHVAEQRAECFTFPERNLVVMAVPDVPGLQRPSLVPPDGFAHRVLLLHGEIAGLLPPHAAGEDRAAVEIPLDDLHTSAWSYVALGHYHVCREMAPNAWYSGSIDYTSSNPWGELREQRSAGVNGKGFIERDLRTGAHRFHPVPSSRVLLDLEPVDASGMGADDVDKAVAARVATVPGGITDAVVRVVVRNVARHVVRELDHTALRDYRRQALHFQLDTRRPDPLPALPGGGAGGRARRATLTDIVLGKLRERPLSAGVEREALVTLAAQYLQQAEDAAAAALPVVDG